CATACACTTCAAAAGACATTTAAATCCTTAGTTAATTAATATAGTTTAAATTAATCAAATATTATCTATAAATATTTAAATACTATATTAACGCAATTTATTAATAAAAAAATTAAGGAAGATTAAATCTTTACTTTTTTAGTAAAGATTAAACTTCTTGATTTTCTATTCTCATATCCTCTAAACCTTCAAGGATATCTAAGGCTTCCTCTTGAGAAATTGTGTTGTTTTCAATATCTACAAGTACTTCATCAAAATATTGTTTTACTTGTTTCATATATTGTAGTTCTTCTTTTAAGTCTTTATCTTTTTTCTTTGCAAGCTCAGCTTCTATCTCTTTAATAGTTTCATTTATTTCTACTGAAATATCGTTTTTTACTAGCTCTTCTAATTGTTTAATATAATCCATTATTTACCTTTATAATCTTTATTAATAGTAATATTATATCTTGTTGAGGTAAAGAGTTAGCTATAATTTTATTGAAATATAAATATTTAGGTTTGAATTATGAAAGAGTTTATAAAACAACTTCCAAAAGCAGAGTTACATTTACATATTGAAGGCTCTTTAGAGCCAGAACTTATGTTTAAACTTGCAAAGAAAAATAGTATTGAAATACCATATAAAACAGTAGAAGAAGTAAAAGAAGCCTATAATTTTACAAATTTACAAAGCTTTTTAGATATCTATTATGCTGGTGCAAAAGTATTGATTACAAAAGAGGATTTCTATGCTTTAACTTGGGATTATATTTTAAAGTGTAAAGAAAATAATATAATTCATGCAGAGATATTTTTTGACCCACAAACTCATACTCAAAGAGGAATCGCATTTAAAACAGTAATAAGTGGAATCAAAGAAGCCTTAGTAGATGCAAAAAAAGAGTTTGGAATAAGCTCTGAAATAATTATGTGTTTTTTAAGACATCTATCTGAGAAAGAGGCTTTTGAGACTTTAGAACAATCCCTTGACTTTAAAGAAGATATTATAGGTGTTGGACTAGATTCTTCTGAACTTGGAAATCCACCTAAAAAGTTTGAAAAAGTATTTAATAAAGCAAAAGAGTATGGATATAAACTTGTAGCTCATGCAGGAGAAGAAGCCGATGTCTCTTATATAAATGAGGCTTTAAATCTTCTACACATTGAAAGAATAGACCATGGAGTACAAGCTATACATTCAGAAACTTTAATGCAAAGATTAAAGGAGAAACAAATCCCTTTAACTGTTTGCCCAAACTCAAATATAGAGTTAAAAGTATTTGATAGTTATAAAGAGCATAATATTAAAAAACTTTTAGATTATGGGTTAAATATAACTGTAAACTCTGACGACCCAGCTTATTTCAAAGGTTATCTAAATCAAAATTTTTTTAATCTAATAGAGAATTTACCTTTAGAAAAAAAAGATATAATTACTTTAGTAAAAAACTCTTTTAAAGCCTCTTTTCTTAGTGAAGAGTTAAAAAATGAGTATCTAAAAAGAGTTGATAAGGTTGTAAAAGAGTATGAATAATATTTTAAACTACATAAAAATAAATGAAAATATTTCAACAGCAGGACAACCAACAAAAGAGCAGTTTCAACTAATCAAAGATGAAAACTTTGAGATAGTTATAAACCTTGCTCTAAGTAGTGCTACAAATGCTTTAGAAAATGAAGATAAGGTTGTGACAGAGTTAGGAATGACTTATATTCATATTCCAGTAGATTTTGAAAAACCTAAATTAAGTGATGCTAAACAGTTTTTACTTCTGCTTCAAGCCTTTTATGGGAAAAAAGTTTTTGTACATTGTGCAAAAAACTATAGAGTTACTGCTTTTATCTATTTATACCATAAGCATATTTTAAATACACATTTTGATAATATTGATTTATCTATATTTGAAGAATGGTCTCCCAATAAAAATTGGCAAAATCTAATGAAAAGTAGTTTTCAAGATTTAGATTTAGCTTAATAAAGCACCAATAAATCATCTTCTTAGATATTTTTTGCTACTATAAAAGGCAAGATTACACTAAATGGATTAAGTTTGAAAATAGAAACAAAAGTTGCAAAATTTAATGAACCTTTATATTTAGAAAGTGGTAGGATTTTAGAATCTTATGAGCTAATTTATGAAACTTATGGTGAGTTAAATGAAGATAAATCAAATGTTATTGTAGTTTGCCATGCTTTAGCAGGAAGTCATCACGCAGCAGGAAGATATGCAGATGAAGCAAAACCTGGATGGTGGGATAAGCTAATTGGCGATGGAAAAGCAATTGACACTAGAAAATATTTTGTAATTTGTTCAAACAACCTAGGTAGTACTTTTGGTTCAACAAATGCTTTAAGTATTGACCCTACAACAAAAAAAGAGTATAGATTAAAATTTCCAATTCTTACTATTTCAGATATTGTAAAAGCACAAATGAAACTTTATAAAAGCCTTGGTATCGAAAAAGCAAAAGCAGTTGTTGGTGGAAGTATGGGAGGAATGCAAGCACTTTGTTATTCTATAGAGTTTCCAAACTTCGCTGAACATGTATTTGCCCTTGCAACAACTGCATATACAAGACCTTGGGCAATTGCAATAAATAAAATCGCAATTGAATCAATAAGACATGACCCAGCTTTTAAAGATGGTTTTTATAGTAAAGATGATTTAGAAGCTCAAGGTTTACCAGGTCTTGCAATAGGAAGAATGGCAGGATTAATAGCTTATTTAAGTCCTGAACTATTTAATAAAAAATTTGGTAGAGATTATGCTAGAACAGATGGTTTGTATGAGCTATTTGGTAGATTTGAAGTTGAAAGATATTTAGAATATAACGCATACTCTTTCCCTAAAATATTTGACCCTTTATCATATTTATATATTTGTAAAACTATGAATATTTTTGATGCAGGAAGAAATGAAGATACCTTAGAAAATTCCTTTAAAAAAGTTAATTGTAAACTACACTTAATCTCTTTTTCTGATGATATGCTGTTTTTTCCTGATGAGATGGAAGAGATTAGAGATATTATGATTAAAATAGGAAAAGGCGATCAAATCACTTATAAAATGGTTGAAAGTGAATCTGGACATGATTCATTTTTAGTAGAAGTAGAAAAATTTGATGAGCATATAATAAATTTATTGGAGAATAACTAATGAGTGAAATTGAAGCAAAAGAAGAAGTTGCTTTTGAAAAAAAGATAGAAAAAGCAAAAGAGTTATTAGAAAAACTTTCAAGCCCTGATATAACATTAAGTGATTCACTAGATGTTTACAAAAAAGGTATAAAAGAGCTTGATGAAGCACAAAAGCTTTTAGATGAAGCAAAACTAATATTTACTACAAAAGAGAAAGATAATAGCGAACCTTTCTAAAAAAATATTGCAAAATGTTATATTTTAAATAATAGACTTCTATTTTTGATAAACTTCTTTCAAATATTGGGAGGAGTTTATGCGAACAATAAATCAACTACAAACAATAGATAAACCAAGAGAACGACTTTTCAAATATGGTTTAACTGCTTTAAAAAACTATGAATTAATAGCAATACTTCTTGGAAGTGGAGTAAAGGGAAAAGATATAATAAAACTCTCCCGTGAAATTGAAAACTTCTTTAACTCTAATTTTGAAAACCTAAACTTAGAGAAACTTCTTAAAATACATGGATTAGGTAGAGCAAAAGCCTCTCAACTTATAAGTGCAATTGAACTTTCAAAAAGATATTTAATAGATACTCAACACTATAAAATAAATAGTGCTTATGATGTTTATGAAGAGTTAAGTTCTTATAAAAACAAACAACAAGAGTATTTTCTAGCTTTATACCTTGATGGAGCAAATCATCTTTTAGAGACAAAAATCATCACAATAGGAATATTAAATCAAAGTTTGGTTCACCCAAGAGAAGTTTTCTCTTATGCAATAGAAAAAAGATGTGCCAGCATCATCGTAGCACATAATCATCCAAGTGGAATTTTGATACCAAGTGAAGAAGATATAAAAGTGACAAAAAGATTAAAAGAATCAGCAAAGATATTAGGAATTGAATTACTCGATCATGTGATTTTTACAAAAGAAGGCTTTTACTCTTTTCAAGAAAAGGGAGTTTTTTAAATAGTTTTATTAAACTCTTTTAGTTCTTTTAGTTTTATTTTTAGATTTTCAAGTAAAGGTTTTGGAGCATATGGAAGTAGTTCGATAATCTCTTTTTTTAATTCATCGTTTTCATTATAATTATTTGTAGGCTCTTTCACTGAAGAGTTTTCATAGGCTACAAGGTTAAATCTCTCT
This sequence is a window from Halarcobacter bivalviorum. Protein-coding genes within it:
- a CDS encoding adenosine deaminase, giving the protein MKEFIKQLPKAELHLHIEGSLEPELMFKLAKKNSIEIPYKTVEEVKEAYNFTNLQSFLDIYYAGAKVLITKEDFYALTWDYILKCKENNIIHAEIFFDPQTHTQRGIAFKTVISGIKEALVDAKKEFGISSEIIMCFLRHLSEKEAFETLEQSLDFKEDIIGVGLDSSELGNPPKKFEKVFNKAKEYGYKLVAHAGEEADVSYINEALNLLHIERIDHGVQAIHSETLMQRLKEKQIPLTVCPNSNIELKVFDSYKEHNIKKLLDYGLNITVNSDDPAYFKGYLNQNFFNLIENLPLEKKDIITLVKNSFKASFLSEELKNEYLKRVDKVVKEYE
- a CDS encoding protein tyrosine phosphatase family protein, which codes for MNNILNYIKINENISTAGQPTKEQFQLIKDENFEIVINLALSSATNALENEDKVVTELGMTYIHIPVDFEKPKLSDAKQFLLLLQAFYGKKVFVHCAKNYRVTAFIYLYHKHILNTHFDNIDLSIFEEWSPNKNWQNLMKSSFQDLDLA
- the metX gene encoding homoserine O-acetyltransferase MetX, whose translation is MKIETKVAKFNEPLYLESGRILESYELIYETYGELNEDKSNVIVVCHALAGSHHAAGRYADEAKPGWWDKLIGDGKAIDTRKYFVICSNNLGSTFGSTNALSIDPTTKKEYRLKFPILTISDIVKAQMKLYKSLGIEKAKAVVGGSMGGMQALCYSIEFPNFAEHVFALATTAYTRPWAIAINKIAIESIRHDPAFKDGFYSKDDLEAQGLPGLAIGRMAGLIAYLSPELFNKKFGRDYARTDGLYELFGRFEVERYLEYNAYSFPKIFDPLSYLYICKTMNIFDAGRNEDTLENSFKKVNCKLHLISFSDDMLFFPDEMEEIRDIMIKIGKGDQITYKMVESESGHDSFLVEVEKFDEHIINLLENN
- the xseB gene encoding exodeoxyribonuclease VII small subunit, yielding MSEIEAKEEVAFEKKIEKAKELLEKLSSPDITLSDSLDVYKKGIKELDEAQKLLDEAKLIFTTKEKDNSEPF
- the radC gene encoding RadC family protein, which produces MRTINQLQTIDKPRERLFKYGLTALKNYELIAILLGSGVKGKDIIKLSREIENFFNSNFENLNLEKLLKIHGLGRAKASQLISAIELSKRYLIDTQHYKINSAYDVYEELSSYKNKQQEYFLALYLDGANHLLETKIITIGILNQSLVHPREVFSYAIEKRCASIIVAHNHPSGILIPSEEDIKVTKRLKESAKILGIELLDHVIFTKEGFYSFQEKGVF